The proteins below come from a single Takifugu flavidus isolate HTHZ2018 chromosome 6, ASM371156v2, whole genome shotgun sequence genomic window:
- the etaa1a gene encoding ewing's tumor-associated antigen 1 isoform X1: MKRGKPKADPLFGMTEQQTPLSKPNRLSRSYRASQQITSQIDPGQQLDFKTPTRMSRPRSGVFHSGSPQNDSDFQQDIIWDATSPSPRRLGKRGRRQRAHVVDISEIVNKIAPKHGRPETAESTLQQWFGDSATIPCTPDVQVSKPKRSPRLNGVNDLLKLAKQFDFMFHQDEEEEKEERGHQSDLLSQDIVHHNTDPAAVAKTVVWTDLQMDDDLDFLFDGPTQHMKSSSLCSSSAADVKGTLNNDGFEDDWEDDDLLNDSLLLEMTQNPHKFTSPKYCSTQKPPRCERPASRGDQSSAGSVYATSDIQQNQSLSSRADANGWTQPVKSDLQEPAHISSSIKAKRATEFNQNLSSSSDTCSSSKVAGDNLLPSDPVWDDPADDHLLCELCEDLENQIQKEGLTSTGRTDGPQRAALQPAKRIFVSPTGSSLASAFFSKVPAAVTGENGLRSASTGHSQGSQFAFKKPLLDVRRQRFSRRSSRRWRGADSGCSLLRTRDLPPEEPIQNSHPSESRAVLLLLLNLNQPDLSAHSWTAAQKLPVLNL, encoded by the exons ATGAAGAGAGGAAAGCCGAAGGCTGATCCTCTGTTCGGGATGACGGAGCAACAGACGCCTTTGTCCAAACCGAACCGACTGAGCCGGAGTTACAGAGCGAGTCAGCAGATAACGTCCCAGATAGACCCTGGCCAACAGTTAG ATTTTAAGACCCCCACCAGGATGTCCAGACCCAGGTCGGGTGTTTTCCATAGTGGGTCTCCTCAAAATGACTCAGACTTTCAGCAGGATATCATCTGGGACGCCACGTCTCCTTCACCCCGCAGACTGG GTAAGCGAGGCAGGAGACAGCGAGCGCATGTTGTGGACATATCTGAAATCGTTAATAAAATCGCTCCAAAG CACGGCAGACCCGAGACTGCAGAGTCCACTTTACAGCAGTGGTTCGGTGACAGCGCCACCATTCCCTGCACACCAGATGTTCAGGTTTCCAAACCCAAGAGGTCCCCACG GTTGAACGGCGTCAACGATTTACTGAAACTGGCCAAACAGTTTGACTTCATGTTTCatcaggacgaagaggaggagaaagaggagagggggcacCAATCAGACCTGTTGTCCCAGGACATCGTTCACCACAACACTGATCCAGCTGCAGTGGCTAAGACAGTTGTTTGGACAGATCTGCAGATGGATGATGATCTGGACTTCCTCTTTGATGGACCCACCCAACACATGAAATCttcctcgctctgctcctcttctgctgcagatgttaaGGGAACGCTGAACAACGACGGATTCGAGGATGACTGGGAAGATGATGACTTGCTCAACGACTCTTTGTTGCTGGAGATGACGCAGAACCCCCACAAGTTCACCAGCCCAAAGTACTGTTCCACACAGAAACCGCCCAGATGTGAAAGACCTGCCAGCAGAGGTGACCAGTCATCTGCTGGGAGTGTCTACgccacctcagacattcagcagAACCAGTCTCTGTCCAGTCGTGCTGATGCAAATGGGTGGACTCAGCCAGTGAAATCAGACCTGCAAGAACCGGCACATATAAGCAGCTCTATTAAAGCCAAAAGGGCTACAGAGTTCAATCAGAACCTGTCATCCAGCTCTGACACATGCAGCAGCTCAAAGGTTGCAGGTGACAATCTGCTGCCGTCTGACCCAGTGTGGGATGACCCAGCGGACGACCACCTgctctgtgagctgtgtgaagATCTGGAGAACCAAATCCAGAAGGAAGGGCTGACTTCCACTGGGCGGACTGATGGACCGCAGAGAGCTGCTCTGCAACCAGCCAAGAGGATCTTTGTCTCCCCCACCGGCAGCTCATTGGCCAGTGCATTCTTCTCAAAAGTTCCCGCTGCTGTAACGGGTGAGAACGGGCTCCGGTCGGCCTCAACGGGACACTCCCAAGGCAGTCAATTTGCCTTTAAGAAGCCA CTGCTCGATGTTCGGCGGCAGAGATTcagcagaagaagcagcaggcGATGGAGAGGCGCCGACAGCGGCTGCAGCTTGCTCAGAACCAGGGACCTCCCACCTGAGGAGCCAATCCAGAACTCTCACCCATCAGAGTCCAgggcagtgctgctgctgctgctgaatttgAACCAGCCTGACTTGTCTGCACATAGCTGGACCGCTGCTCAAAAGCTCCCGGTTCTGAACCTTTAA
- the etaa1a gene encoding ewing's tumor-associated antigen 1 isoform X2, which yields MKRGKPKADPLFGMTEQQTPLSKPNRLSRSYRASQQITSQIDPGQQLDFKTPTRMSRPRSGVFHSGSPQNDSDFQQDIIWDATSPSPRRLGKRGRRQRAHVVDISEIVNKIAPKHGRPETAESTLQQWFGDSATIPCTPDVQVSKPKRSPRLNGVNDLLKLAKQFDFMFHQDEEEEKEERGHQSDLLSQDIVHHNTDPAAVAKTVVWTDLQMDDDLDFLFDGPTQHMKSSSLCSSSAADVKGTLNNDGFEDDWEDDDLLNDSLLLEMTQNPHKFTSPKYCSTQKPPRCERPASRGDQSSAGSVYATSDIQQNQSLSSRADANGWTQPVKSDLQEPAHISSSIKAKRATEFNQNLSSSSDTCSSSKVAGDNLLPSDPVWDDPADDHLLCELCEDLENQIQKEGLTSTGRTDGPQRAALQPAKRIFVSPTGSSLASAFFSKVPAAVTGENGLRSASTGHSQGSQFAFKKPVKAVTIKGGAVKVGADVIFEHSPIFPPSVSTAARCSAAEIQQKKQQAMERRRQRLQLAQNQGPPT from the exons ATGAAGAGAGGAAAGCCGAAGGCTGATCCTCTGTTCGGGATGACGGAGCAACAGACGCCTTTGTCCAAACCGAACCGACTGAGCCGGAGTTACAGAGCGAGTCAGCAGATAACGTCCCAGATAGACCCTGGCCAACAGTTAG ATTTTAAGACCCCCACCAGGATGTCCAGACCCAGGTCGGGTGTTTTCCATAGTGGGTCTCCTCAAAATGACTCAGACTTTCAGCAGGATATCATCTGGGACGCCACGTCTCCTTCACCCCGCAGACTGG GTAAGCGAGGCAGGAGACAGCGAGCGCATGTTGTGGACATATCTGAAATCGTTAATAAAATCGCTCCAAAG CACGGCAGACCCGAGACTGCAGAGTCCACTTTACAGCAGTGGTTCGGTGACAGCGCCACCATTCCCTGCACACCAGATGTTCAGGTTTCCAAACCCAAGAGGTCCCCACG GTTGAACGGCGTCAACGATTTACTGAAACTGGCCAAACAGTTTGACTTCATGTTTCatcaggacgaagaggaggagaaagaggagagggggcacCAATCAGACCTGTTGTCCCAGGACATCGTTCACCACAACACTGATCCAGCTGCAGTGGCTAAGACAGTTGTTTGGACAGATCTGCAGATGGATGATGATCTGGACTTCCTCTTTGATGGACCCACCCAACACATGAAATCttcctcgctctgctcctcttctgctgcagatgttaaGGGAACGCTGAACAACGACGGATTCGAGGATGACTGGGAAGATGATGACTTGCTCAACGACTCTTTGTTGCTGGAGATGACGCAGAACCCCCACAAGTTCACCAGCCCAAAGTACTGTTCCACACAGAAACCGCCCAGATGTGAAAGACCTGCCAGCAGAGGTGACCAGTCATCTGCTGGGAGTGTCTACgccacctcagacattcagcagAACCAGTCTCTGTCCAGTCGTGCTGATGCAAATGGGTGGACTCAGCCAGTGAAATCAGACCTGCAAGAACCGGCACATATAAGCAGCTCTATTAAAGCCAAAAGGGCTACAGAGTTCAATCAGAACCTGTCATCCAGCTCTGACACATGCAGCAGCTCAAAGGTTGCAGGTGACAATCTGCTGCCGTCTGACCCAGTGTGGGATGACCCAGCGGACGACCACCTgctctgtgagctgtgtgaagATCTGGAGAACCAAATCCAGAAGGAAGGGCTGACTTCCACTGGGCGGACTGATGGACCGCAGAGAGCTGCTCTGCAACCAGCCAAGAGGATCTTTGTCTCCCCCACCGGCAGCTCATTGGCCAGTGCATTCTTCTCAAAAGTTCCCGCTGCTGTAACGGGTGAGAACGGGCTCCGGTCGGCCTCAACGGGACACTCCCAAGGCAGTCAATTTGCCTTTAAGAAGCCAGTTAAGGCCGTTACCATTAAGGGTGGAGCTGTAAAAGTCGGCGCAGATGTGATATTTGAACATTCACCCATCTTCCCGCCGTCTGTCTCTACAGCTGCTCGATGTTCGGCGGCAGAGATTcagcagaagaagcagcaggcGATGGAGAGGCGCCGACAGCGGCTGCAGCTTGCTCAGAACCAGGGACCTCCCACCTGA
- the etaa1a gene encoding ewing's tumor-associated antigen 1 isoform X3, translated as MKRGKPKADPLFGMTEQQTPLSKPNRLSRSYRASQQITSQIDPGQQLDFKTPTRMSRPRSGVFHSGSPQNDSDFQQDIIWDATSPSPRRLGKRGRRQRAHVVDISEIVNKIAPKHGRPETAESTLQQWFGDSATIPCTPDVQVSKPKRSPRLNGVNDLLKLAKQFDFMFHQDEEEEKEERGHQSDLLSQDIVHHNTDPAAVAKTVVWTDLQMDDDLDFLFDGPTQHMKSSSLCSSSAADVKGTLNNDGFEDDWEDDDLLNDSLLLEMTQNPHKFTSPKYCSTQKPPRCERPASRGDQSSAGSVYATSDIQQNQSLSSRADANGWTQPVKSDLQEPAHISSSIKAKRATEFNQNLSSSSDTCSSSKVAGDNLLPSDPVWDDPADDHLLCELCEDLENQIQKEGLTSTGRTDGPQRAALQPAKRIFVSPTGSSLASAFFSKVPAAVTAARCSAAEIQQKKQQAMERRRQRLQLAQNQGPPT; from the exons ATGAAGAGAGGAAAGCCGAAGGCTGATCCTCTGTTCGGGATGACGGAGCAACAGACGCCTTTGTCCAAACCGAACCGACTGAGCCGGAGTTACAGAGCGAGTCAGCAGATAACGTCCCAGATAGACCCTGGCCAACAGTTAG ATTTTAAGACCCCCACCAGGATGTCCAGACCCAGGTCGGGTGTTTTCCATAGTGGGTCTCCTCAAAATGACTCAGACTTTCAGCAGGATATCATCTGGGACGCCACGTCTCCTTCACCCCGCAGACTGG GTAAGCGAGGCAGGAGACAGCGAGCGCATGTTGTGGACATATCTGAAATCGTTAATAAAATCGCTCCAAAG CACGGCAGACCCGAGACTGCAGAGTCCACTTTACAGCAGTGGTTCGGTGACAGCGCCACCATTCCCTGCACACCAGATGTTCAGGTTTCCAAACCCAAGAGGTCCCCACG GTTGAACGGCGTCAACGATTTACTGAAACTGGCCAAACAGTTTGACTTCATGTTTCatcaggacgaagaggaggagaaagaggagagggggcacCAATCAGACCTGTTGTCCCAGGACATCGTTCACCACAACACTGATCCAGCTGCAGTGGCTAAGACAGTTGTTTGGACAGATCTGCAGATGGATGATGATCTGGACTTCCTCTTTGATGGACCCACCCAACACATGAAATCttcctcgctctgctcctcttctgctgcagatgttaaGGGAACGCTGAACAACGACGGATTCGAGGATGACTGGGAAGATGATGACTTGCTCAACGACTCTTTGTTGCTGGAGATGACGCAGAACCCCCACAAGTTCACCAGCCCAAAGTACTGTTCCACACAGAAACCGCCCAGATGTGAAAGACCTGCCAGCAGAGGTGACCAGTCATCTGCTGGGAGTGTCTACgccacctcagacattcagcagAACCAGTCTCTGTCCAGTCGTGCTGATGCAAATGGGTGGACTCAGCCAGTGAAATCAGACCTGCAAGAACCGGCACATATAAGCAGCTCTATTAAAGCCAAAAGGGCTACAGAGTTCAATCAGAACCTGTCATCCAGCTCTGACACATGCAGCAGCTCAAAGGTTGCAGGTGACAATCTGCTGCCGTCTGACCCAGTGTGGGATGACCCAGCGGACGACCACCTgctctgtgagctgtgtgaagATCTGGAGAACCAAATCCAGAAGGAAGGGCTGACTTCCACTGGGCGGACTGATGGACCGCAGAGAGCTGCTCTGCAACCAGCCAAGAGGATCTTTGTCTCCCCCACCGGCAGCTCATTGGCCAGTGCATTCTTCTCAAAAGTTCCCGCTGCTGTAACGG CTGCTCGATGTTCGGCGGCAGAGATTcagcagaagaagcagcaggcGATGGAGAGGCGCCGACAGCGGCTGCAGCTTGCTCAGAACCAGGGACCTCCCACCTGA